A single Candidatus Poribacteria bacterium DNA region contains:
- a CDS encoding aldo/keto reductase, with protein MEYSILGNSGVQVSRLCLGAMMFGSPTNESDSIKIIERAIDAGINFIDTANVYNAGESERIVGKAVQACRDDVLWGKDLTDPVRVVTTS; from the coding sequence ATGGAATATAGTATTTTAGGCAATTCTGGCGTCCAAGTTTCACGACTTTGTCTTGGCGCGATGATGTTTGGCAGCCCAACGAATGAGAGTGATTCAATCAAGATTATCGAACGCGCAATAGATGCTGGAATCAATTTTATCGACACGGCAAATGTCTACAACGCAGGCGAATCGGAACGAATTGTTGGCAAGGCAGTCCAAGCTTGCCGTGATGATGTGCTATGGGGGAAGGACTTAACCGATCCGGTACGAGTCGTCACCACATCATGA